One Burkholderia cepacia genomic window carries:
- a CDS encoding LysR family transcriptional regulator, with product MDMLENMRLFVRVVEAGSFTAVAKEIDATTAQVSRAVSNLEAHVQTRLLHRTTRHLGLTESGERYFERAKSILAEIDYANAEARNALLRPSGKMRIHAMTGLGQSHVVSSIVRYQEDNPDVSVELTLAQRMPNLVEEGYDVSIVTASQLPDSGYVAQTCGTSCSVLVASREYLARHGTPQTPEDLPKHTCLRLDTPASPAGEWRLERSDGEEAVYELQPAPFQVNVPDALCVAVRAGRGIACVALYTVLDDIREGRLIRVLPEYRLQTVSVYAVYATRRYLDAKIRTFLDHLRTTLTPALEDDLRELDRLTVEHAPDGRKRA from the coding sequence ATGGACATGCTCGAAAACATGCGCCTGTTCGTGCGCGTCGTCGAAGCCGGCAGTTTTACTGCGGTCGCGAAGGAAATCGACGCGACCACCGCGCAGGTGTCGCGCGCGGTTTCGAACCTCGAAGCGCACGTACAGACGCGCCTGCTGCATCGCACGACGCGCCACCTCGGCCTTACCGAAAGCGGCGAACGCTATTTCGAGCGCGCGAAGTCGATCCTCGCGGAAATCGACTACGCGAACGCGGAGGCGCGCAACGCGCTGCTGCGGCCGAGCGGCAAGATGCGCATCCATGCGATGACGGGGCTCGGGCAGAGTCATGTCGTGTCGTCGATCGTCCGCTACCAGGAGGACAACCCCGACGTGTCGGTCGAGCTGACGCTCGCGCAGCGGATGCCGAATCTCGTCGAGGAGGGTTATGACGTATCGATCGTGACGGCGTCGCAACTGCCCGATTCGGGCTACGTCGCGCAGACCTGCGGCACGAGCTGCAGCGTGCTCGTCGCGTCGCGCGAATACCTGGCGCGCCACGGCACGCCGCAGACGCCGGAAGACCTGCCGAAGCACACCTGCCTGCGCCTCGACACGCCCGCATCGCCGGCCGGCGAATGGCGGCTCGAGCGCAGCGACGGCGAGGAGGCCGTCTACGAACTGCAGCCGGCGCCGTTCCAGGTCAACGTGCCGGACGCGCTGTGTGTCGCGGTGCGCGCTGGGCGCGGGATCGCGTGCGTTGCGCTGTATACGGTGCTCGACGACATCCGCGAAGGGCGGTTGATCCGCGTGTTGCCCGAGTATCGGCTGCAGACGGTGAGCGTGTATGCCGTCTATGCGACGCGCCGTTATCTCGACGCGAAGATCCGCACGTTCCTCGACCACCTGCGCACGACGCTCACGCCCGCGCTGGAGGACGACCTGCGCGAACTCGACCGGCTGACCGTCGAGCACGCGCCGGACGGCCGCAAGCGCGCGTGA
- a CDS encoding WG repeat-containing protein, whose amino-acid sequence MAHRLYLYNLDDVGRTSAPCLGMVEWNYDFPTVLSPLLSSSPFLARNRCNDTGEADGLYADAAGGKALMARLYTFLERHADRLIDDLDAFREAKRKILAFLGNRAVHRYFHLDAWDVFNLSDETHAGQAQALLARIERDNARIRAAIDADDPVLLDACEGLACEDVTSFRELINQPHYDYGWEPLTSIIYDEALVFEQDGQMGVMAITGEVLVPPRYDEIGEFDAWTDVAIVRQGDRYGHVDTTGREITPVRYEQVWAFWHGEFARVKRDGKFGVVDRHGVEVVPCRYAELTVLLHFGECCWAAREQALWGVVDPVGQWRLPAEFDAIDHSTGVIFATPAGRTVPDVYTRRLVRVGSAPQEQVEVVEASDENGGKAFRYLVPQAGEDGVARSAFVDENGHALIAPGAVDEIAMFSIGVLLRFRRGGCWGIVDVDGVERCAARYESLSRAGVRDGWLAIGFRDGGAWVVHDDGGEAPLPPAVASELAGYDDASLFDDAQRRALARTASGGGC is encoded by the coding sequence ATGGCGCATCGCCTGTATCTGTACAACCTCGACGACGTCGGCCGGACCAGCGCGCCGTGCCTGGGCATGGTCGAATGGAACTACGACTTTCCGACCGTGCTGAGCCCGTTGCTGTCGTCGTCGCCGTTCCTGGCGCGCAACCGCTGCAACGACACCGGCGAGGCCGACGGCCTCTATGCCGACGCGGCGGGCGGCAAGGCGCTGATGGCCAGGTTGTATACGTTCCTTGAGCGTCATGCCGACCGCCTGATCGACGATCTCGACGCCTTCCGGGAAGCGAAGCGGAAGATTCTCGCGTTCCTCGGCAACCGCGCCGTGCATCGCTACTTTCATCTCGACGCATGGGACGTGTTCAATCTGTCCGACGAGACGCACGCGGGCCAGGCGCAGGCGCTGCTGGCACGCATCGAGCGCGACAACGCGCGGATCCGCGCCGCGATCGACGCGGACGATCCCGTGCTGCTCGACGCTTGCGAAGGGCTGGCATGCGAGGACGTGACGAGCTTCCGCGAGCTGATCAATCAGCCGCACTACGACTACGGGTGGGAGCCGTTGACGTCGATCATCTACGACGAAGCGCTGGTGTTCGAGCAGGACGGGCAGATGGGCGTCATGGCGATCACGGGCGAGGTGCTGGTGCCGCCGCGCTACGACGAGATCGGCGAGTTCGATGCCTGGACGGACGTCGCGATCGTCAGGCAGGGCGACCGGTACGGCCACGTCGACACGACGGGGCGGGAGATCACGCCCGTGCGGTACGAGCAGGTGTGGGCGTTCTGGCATGGCGAGTTCGCGCGGGTCAAGCGGGACGGCAAGTTCGGCGTCGTCGATCGTCACGGCGTGGAGGTGGTGCCGTGCCGTTACGCGGAATTGACGGTCTTGCTCCATTTCGGCGAATGCTGCTGGGCAGCGCGCGAGCAGGCGCTGTGGGGTGTCGTCGACCCCGTCGGGCAATGGCGGCTGCCGGCCGAATTCGACGCGATCGACCATTCGACCGGCGTGATCTTCGCGACACCCGCCGGCAGGACCGTGCCGGACGTCTATACCCGTCGCCTGGTGCGGGTGGGGAGTGCGCCGCAAGAGCAGGTCGAGGTCGTCGAGGCGAGCGACGAAAACGGCGGCAAGGCGTTTCGCTACCTGGTGCCGCAAGCCGGCGAAGACGGCGTGGCGCGCAGTGCGTTCGTCGACGAGAACGGCCATGCGCTGATCGCGCCCGGGGCGGTCGACGAGATCGCGATGTTCTCGATCGGGGTGCTGCTGCGCTTTCGGCGCGGCGGGTGCTGGGGCATCGTCGATGTCGACGGCGTGGAGCGATGCGCTGCGCGTTACGAGAGCCTGAGCCGGGCAGGCGTGCGGGACGGATGGCTGGCGATCGGCTTTCGCGACGGCGGCGCGTGGGTGGTGCACGACGACGGCGGCGAGGCGCCGCTGCCGCCCGCCGTCGCGAGCGAGCTGGCCGGGTATGACGACGCGAGCCTGTTCGACGATGCGCAGCGACGCGCATTGGCGCGCACGGCGTCGGGCGGCGGCTGTTGA
- a CDS encoding calcium:proton antiporter encodes MPLSSNQLPRWTLVAPLAAWLVLALSRVVPAEGLVIAVFAAALAGAVFAAVHHAEVVAHRVGEPFGTLVLAVAVTVIEVALIVSVMLGAGPEKSGLARDTVFAAVMIICNGIVGICLLVGAWKHGEQDFQGRGASKALAVLASLSVLSLVMPNYLNAAPGPFFSKSQLAFAGVSSLVLYGAFVFVQTVRHRDYFLTAHDSANESVHAAPPSGRTAVISLLLLFASLVAVVLLAKLLSPAVEHAVLRLGAPEAAVGIVIAALVLLPEGLAAVTAARANRLQTSMNLALGSALASIGLTIPTVAAVFIWVGQPLTLGIGPMETVLLSLTLLVSTLTLSQGRTTVLHGVVHLSLFAAYLFLSITH; translated from the coding sequence ATGCCGCTCTCGTCCAACCAGCTCCCGCGCTGGACCCTCGTGGCCCCGCTTGCCGCATGGCTGGTCCTCGCGCTGTCGCGCGTCGTGCCGGCCGAAGGCCTCGTCATCGCGGTGTTCGCCGCCGCACTCGCCGGCGCCGTGTTCGCCGCCGTCCACCATGCCGAAGTCGTCGCCCATCGGGTCGGCGAACCGTTCGGCACGCTCGTGCTCGCGGTCGCCGTGACCGTCATCGAAGTCGCGCTGATCGTGTCGGTGATGCTCGGCGCCGGCCCCGAAAAATCGGGCCTCGCACGCGACACCGTATTCGCCGCCGTGATGATCATCTGCAACGGCATCGTCGGCATCTGCCTGCTGGTCGGCGCATGGAAGCACGGCGAACAGGACTTCCAGGGGCGCGGCGCAAGCAAGGCGCTCGCGGTGCTGGCTTCCCTGTCCGTGCTGTCGCTCGTGATGCCGAACTACCTGAACGCCGCACCGGGCCCGTTCTTTTCGAAATCGCAGCTCGCGTTCGCCGGCGTGTCGTCGCTCGTGCTGTACGGCGCATTCGTGTTCGTACAGACCGTGCGTCACCGCGACTACTTCCTCACCGCGCACGACAGCGCGAACGAATCGGTGCACGCGGCGCCGCCGAGCGGCCGCACCGCGGTGATCAGCCTGCTGCTGCTGTTCGCGAGCCTCGTCGCGGTCGTGCTGCTCGCGAAGCTGCTGTCGCCGGCCGTCGAGCATGCCGTATTGCGGCTCGGTGCGCCCGAAGCCGCCGTCGGTATCGTGATCGCCGCGCTCGTGCTGCTGCCGGAAGGGCTCGCGGCCGTCACCGCCGCCCGCGCGAACCGCCTGCAGACCAGCATGAACCTTGCGCTCGGGTCGGCGCTCGCGAGTATCGGGCTCACGATCCCGACCGTCGCGGCCGTGTTCATCTGGGTCGGCCAGCCGCTCACGCTCGGCATCGGCCCGATGGAAACGGTCCTGCTGTCACTGACGCTGCTCGTCAGCACGCTGACGCTCAGCCAGGGCCGCACGACGGTGCTGCACGGCGTCGTGCACCTGTCGCTGTTCGCCGCGTACCTGTTCCTGTCGATCACCCACTGA
- a CDS encoding 3-hydroxyacyl-CoA dehydrogenase has product MAVSSAHSVNSGALAPSAVVGVIGAGAMGAGIAQVAAAAGHTVLLYDLNEAACDKALAGIRAQFARLAEKGRLEPAQAQAAANRVSAVRALADFAGAALIVEAAAERLDVKREIFATLERHVDDACLLATNTSSISITSIAAGLRVPRRVAGLHFFNPAPLMALVEVVSGLATAPEVAQALRATAAAWGKQPVMAKSTPGFIVNRVARPYYAEALRVLNEQGAAPASIDAVMREAGGFRMGPFELMDLIGHDVNFAVTESVFRAYFNDPRYTPSLIQQELVNAGFLGRKSGRGFYAYADGATPPAPDLEAPRDAPADVALFAQDGPADALRARVAERVAGARHADAHPDDLLATAGRASIALTDGRTATARAAQTGVTDLVLVDLARDYTQAGLVALTRALQCSDAAYADAVGLFQQAGFRVVGVADVPGMVAMRTVAMLANEAADTVNQGVCSPADLDLAMEKGVNYPCGPLAWADAIGIGRVYRVLSNLAASYGEDRYRVSPRIAALHAAGRTFRS; this is encoded by the coding sequence ATGGCTGTTTCTTCTGCACATTCGGTGAATTCGGGCGCGCTGGCGCCGTCGGCGGTCGTCGGCGTGATCGGTGCCGGCGCGATGGGGGCGGGCATTGCGCAGGTCGCGGCGGCGGCCGGCCATACGGTGCTGCTGTACGACCTGAACGAAGCCGCATGCGACAAGGCGCTGGCGGGCATCCGTGCGCAGTTCGCGCGGCTGGCGGAGAAGGGCCGGCTCGAACCGGCACAGGCGCAAGCCGCGGCGAACCGCGTGAGCGCGGTGCGTGCGCTGGCCGATTTCGCGGGTGCCGCGCTGATCGTCGAGGCGGCGGCCGAGCGGCTCGACGTGAAGCGCGAGATTTTCGCGACGCTCGAGCGCCATGTCGACGATGCGTGCCTGCTGGCGACCAACACGTCGTCGATCTCGATCACGTCGATCGCGGCCGGGCTGCGGGTGCCGCGGCGCGTCGCCGGCCTGCATTTCTTCAACCCGGCGCCGCTGATGGCGCTCGTCGAGGTGGTCAGCGGGCTCGCGACCGCGCCCGAAGTCGCACAGGCGCTCCGTGCGACAGCCGCCGCGTGGGGCAAGCAGCCCGTGATGGCCAAGTCGACGCCGGGCTTCATCGTGAACCGCGTCGCACGGCCGTATTACGCGGAGGCGCTGCGCGTGCTGAACGAGCAGGGCGCTGCACCGGCGTCGATCGACGCGGTGATGCGGGAAGCCGGCGGCTTCCGGATGGGGCCGTTCGAGCTGATGGACCTGATCGGCCACGACGTGAACTTCGCGGTGACCGAATCGGTGTTCCGCGCGTACTTCAACGACCCGCGCTACACGCCGTCGCTGATCCAGCAGGAACTCGTGAACGCGGGTTTCCTCGGGCGCAAGTCGGGGCGCGGTTTCTACGCGTATGCGGATGGCGCGACGCCGCCCGCGCCCGATCTCGAAGCGCCGCGCGACGCGCCGGCCGACGTCGCACTGTTTGCGCAGGACGGCCCGGCCGATGCGCTGCGCGCGCGCGTCGCCGAACGCGTGGCCGGCGCGCGGCATGCGGATGCCCATCCCGACGACCTGCTCGCGACGGCCGGCCGCGCATCGATCGCGCTGACCGACGGCCGCACCGCGACCGCGCGCGCCGCGCAAACCGGTGTGACCGATCTCGTGTTGGTCGATCTCGCGCGCGATTACACGCAGGCCGGGCTCGTCGCGCTGACGCGTGCGCTCCAGTGTAGCGACGCGGCGTATGCGGATGCGGTCGGCCTGTTCCAGCAGGCGGGTTTCCGCGTCGTCGGCGTCGCGGACGTGCCGGGCATGGTCGCGATGCGCACCGTCGCGATGCTCGCGAACGAGGCGGCCGACACGGTGAACCAGGGCGTGTGCTCGCCCGCCGATCTCGATCTCGCGATGGAGAAGGGCGTGAACTACCCGTGCGGCCCGCTCGCGTGGGCCGATGCGATCGGCATCGGCCGCGTGTATCGCGTGCTGTCGAACCTCGCGGCGAGCTACGGCGAGGACCGCTATCGCGTGTCGCCGCGCATCGCCGCACTGCATGCGGCCGGTCGCACGTTCCGGTCGTAA
- the paaK gene encoding phenylacetate--CoA ligase PaaK: MTHPTHPAAALEPIETASRDELQALQLERMKWSLRHAYDNVPHYRRTFDAAGVHPDDLKSLADLAKFPFSTKNDLRDNYPFGLFAVPREQVVRVHASSGTTGKPTVVGYTARDIDTWANVTARSIRAAGGRPGDTLHNAFGYGLFTGGLGIHYGAERLGCMVVPMSGGQTEKQVQLIRDFEPKIILVTPSYMLNLIDEMVRQGMDPAESSLKIGIFGAEPWTQALREEVETRAGIDALDIYGLSEVMGPGVACECVETKDGPVIWEDHFYPEIIDPVTGEVLPDGSQGELVFTSLTKEAMPVIRYRTRDLTALLPPTARAMRRLAKITGRSDDMLIVRGVNVFPSQIEEIVVALPQLSGQFQITLSRDGHMDRLDLAVELRSEAGAGVPDGERAAIARELQHRIKTMVGVSSGVTVLAAGGIPATATGKARRVIDRRQAA, from the coding sequence ATGACTCACCCGACGCATCCCGCCGCCGCCCTCGAGCCGATCGAGACCGCCAGCCGCGACGAACTGCAGGCGCTGCAGCTCGAGCGCATGAAGTGGTCGCTGCGCCACGCGTACGACAACGTCCCGCACTATCGCCGCACGTTCGATGCGGCGGGCGTGCATCCGGACGACCTGAAGTCGCTCGCCGATCTCGCGAAGTTCCCGTTCTCGACCAAGAACGATTTGCGCGACAACTATCCGTTCGGGCTGTTCGCGGTGCCGCGCGAGCAGGTCGTGCGCGTGCATGCGTCGAGCGGCACGACGGGCAAGCCGACGGTGGTCGGCTACACCGCGCGCGACATCGATACCTGGGCGAACGTGACCGCGCGCTCGATCCGCGCGGCCGGCGGCCGCCCGGGCGACACGCTGCACAACGCGTTCGGCTATGGCCTCTTCACGGGCGGTCTCGGGATTCACTATGGCGCGGAGCGGCTCGGCTGCATGGTCGTGCCGATGTCGGGCGGGCAGACCGAGAAGCAGGTGCAACTGATCCGCGATTTCGAGCCGAAGATCATCCTCGTCACGCCGTCGTACATGCTGAACCTGATCGACGAGATGGTGCGGCAGGGGATGGACCCGGCCGAGTCGTCGCTGAAGATCGGCATCTTCGGCGCCGAGCCGTGGACGCAGGCGCTGCGTGAGGAAGTGGAGACGCGTGCGGGCATCGATGCGCTGGACATCTACGGGCTGTCGGAAGTGATGGGGCCGGGCGTCGCGTGCGAATGCGTCGAGACGAAGGACGGCCCGGTGATCTGGGAAGACCATTTCTACCCGGAGATCATCGATCCCGTCACGGGCGAAGTGCTGCCCGACGGCAGCCAGGGCGAGCTCGTGTTCACGTCGCTGACGAAGGAAGCAATGCCGGTGATCCGCTACCGCACGCGCGACCTCACCGCGCTGCTGCCGCCGACCGCGCGCGCGATGCGCCGTCTCGCGAAGATCACCGGCCGCTCCGACGACATGCTGATCGTGCGCGGCGTGAACGTGTTCCCGAGCCAGATCGAGGAGATCGTCGTCGCGCTGCCGCAGTTGTCGGGCCAGTTCCAGATCACGCTGTCGCGCGACGGTCACATGGACCGGCTCGACCTCGCGGTCGAACTGCGCTCCGAAGCGGGCGCCGGCGTGCCGGACGGCGAGCGCGCCGCGATCGCGCGCGAGCTGCAGCACCGGATCAAGACGATGGTCGGCGTGTCGTCCGGCGTGACGGTGCTGGCGGCGGGCGGCATTCCCGCGACCGCGACCGGCAAGGCCCGGCGCGTGATCGACCGCCGCCAGGCCGCGTAA
- a CDS encoding enoyl-CoA hydratase-related protein: MDGLKTLAVTVDARGIATVALQRGDVLNAFDETMIAELTGAFTTLGRRDDVRAIVLRSDGRAFCAGADLQWMQRASANDAAANLRDAERFAAMMRAIRQCPKPTVARVQGHAFGGGVGLCAACDIVIASDHARFSVSEARFGILPAVIGPYLVEAVGQRQARRLALTATQLAAGEAVAIGLIHQAVPLDSLDEALERTLAELGRNGPNALMEIKRFFDTIGEYPSSDERAAFTAQTISRVRATPEAKEGFAAFFAKRPPAWEAGGA, encoded by the coding sequence ATGGATGGATTGAAGACCCTGGCCGTCACGGTCGATGCGCGCGGCATCGCAACCGTCGCGTTGCAGCGCGGCGACGTGCTCAACGCGTTCGACGAAACGATGATCGCCGAACTGACCGGCGCGTTCACCACGCTCGGCCGGCGCGACGACGTTCGCGCGATCGTGCTGCGTTCGGACGGCCGCGCGTTCTGCGCCGGCGCCGACCTGCAGTGGATGCAGCGCGCGAGCGCGAACGACGCGGCCGCGAACCTGCGCGATGCGGAGCGGTTCGCCGCGATGATGCGCGCGATCCGGCAATGCCCGAAGCCGACGGTGGCGCGCGTGCAGGGCCATGCATTCGGCGGCGGCGTCGGCCTGTGCGCGGCGTGCGACATCGTGATCGCGAGCGATCACGCGCGCTTCTCGGTCAGCGAGGCACGCTTCGGGATCCTGCCGGCCGTGATCGGGCCGTATCTGGTCGAGGCCGTCGGCCAGCGCCAGGCGCGTCGGCTCGCGCTCACCGCAACGCAGCTCGCCGCGGGCGAGGCGGTCGCGATCGGCCTGATCCACCAGGCCGTGCCGCTCGATTCGCTCGACGAAGCACTCGAGCGGACGCTCGCCGAACTCGGCCGGAACGGCCCGAATGCGCTGATGGAGATCAAGCGCTTCTTCGACACGATCGGCGAGTATCCGTCGTCCGACGAGCGCGCGGCGTTCACCGCGCAGACGATCTCCCGCGTGCGGGCGACGCCGGAAGCGAAGGAAGGCTTCGCCGCGTTCTTCGCGAAGCGGCCGCCGGCATGGGAGGCGGGCGGCGCGTAA
- a CDS encoding MarC family protein, whose translation MIVNRLISEILFGFTGLIGIINPIGIAFLFLERTEALTEHERDLLARKVAFNSFIVLLVAFFAGTPVLHFFGISMEALRIGGGFAVAVAGWQMLNEPDGPGGGDTPVKPIDVSTVMKRAFFPLTVPLTVGPGSIATAIALNANRTHKLSEFMLSSIVSIAVSVLVAVVIWQVYSRSALLSRYLGSEGTKVAKRVSAFLLLCIGVQIMLTGFSAFLQPIADQVK comes from the coding sequence ATGATCGTCAACCGCCTTATCTCCGAGATCCTGTTCGGCTTCACCGGCCTGATCGGCATCATCAACCCGATCGGCATCGCGTTCCTGTTTCTCGAACGGACCGAGGCGCTCACCGAACACGAGCGGGACCTGCTCGCCCGGAAGGTCGCGTTCAACTCGTTCATCGTGCTGCTGGTCGCGTTTTTCGCCGGCACGCCGGTGCTGCATTTCTTCGGGATTTCGATGGAAGCGCTGCGGATCGGCGGCGGCTTCGCGGTTGCCGTGGCCGGCTGGCAGATGCTGAACGAACCCGACGGGCCCGGCGGCGGCGACACGCCGGTCAAGCCGATCGACGTGTCCACCGTGATGAAGCGCGCGTTCTTCCCGCTGACCGTGCCGCTGACGGTCGGCCCCGGCTCGATCGCGACCGCGATCGCGCTGAACGCGAACCGCACGCACAAGCTGTCGGAGTTCATGCTGTCGAGCATCGTGTCGATCGCCGTGTCCGTGCTGGTCGCGGTCGTGATCTGGCAGGTCTACAGCCGCTCCGCGCTGCTGTCGCGCTACCTCGGCAGCGAAGGCACCAAGGTCGCGAAGCGCGTGTCGGCGTTCCTGCTGCTGTGCATCGGCGTGCAGATCATGCTGACCGGCTTTTCCGCGTTCCTGCAGCCGATCGCCGACCAGGTCAAGTAA
- a CDS encoding type II CAAX prenyl endopeptidase Rce1 family protein → MSVSTVPFIATWIAIFAAAALAWCRPLRVPSLILGAAGYACALAFGKLAPLTLAPLALLALAAWGVAPARPAAVRFAAHAVFLALAIALGLHLIPGFHNPRVIAPTRFTPDAVPFTMYLNLDKPLVGLWLVWVLPWVHPAVSPARALRVGIVAALATSAACLAGALAFGMVGWAPKWPASGWLWLVNNLLLVTLAEEALFRGYVQGGLTRALGAFSWGPWAALAAGAALFGAAHAAGGWPWIVLGTVAGVGYGIAYRRGGLFAAALAHAGLNVVHFGLFTYPMLAAAR, encoded by the coding sequence ATGTCCGTATCGACCGTCCCGTTCATCGCAACCTGGATCGCCATCTTCGCCGCCGCGGCGCTCGCCTGGTGCCGCCCGCTGCGCGTCCCCAGCCTGATCCTCGGCGCAGCCGGCTACGCGTGCGCGCTGGCGTTCGGCAAGCTCGCGCCGCTCACGCTGGCACCGCTCGCGTTGCTCGCGCTCGCCGCGTGGGGCGTCGCGCCCGCGCGTCCGGCCGCGGTGCGCTTCGCCGCGCATGCCGTCTTTCTCGCGCTGGCGATCGCGCTCGGCCTGCACCTGATTCCCGGCTTCCACAATCCCCGCGTGATCGCCCCGACGCGCTTCACGCCGGATGCCGTGCCGTTCACGATGTACCTGAACCTGGACAAGCCGCTCGTCGGCCTGTGGCTCGTGTGGGTACTGCCGTGGGTCCATCCGGCCGTGTCGCCGGCCCGCGCGCTGCGCGTGGGCATCGTCGCCGCGCTCGCGACGTCCGCCGCATGCCTGGCCGGCGCGCTCGCGTTCGGCATGGTCGGCTGGGCGCCCAAGTGGCCGGCGTCGGGCTGGCTATGGCTCGTCAACAACCTGCTGCTCGTGACGCTCGCCGAAGAGGCGCTGTTCCGCGGCTACGTGCAGGGCGGGCTGACGCGCGCGCTCGGCGCATTCTCTTGGGGACCGTGGGCCGCGCTGGCCGCGGGCGCCGCGCTGTTCGGCGCCGCGCATGCGGCCGGCGGCTGGCCATGGATCGTGCTCGGCACGGTGGCCGGCGTCGGCTACGGCATTGCGTACCGCCGGGGCGGCCTGTTCGCCGCCGCGCTTGCGCACGCGGGGCTCAACGTCGTCCACTTCGGACTGTTCACCTACCCGATGCTCGCCGCCGCGCGCTGA
- a CDS encoding VC0807 family protein yields the protein MKARAGLALELVVNLLLPWVAYHFAHPHFGETGALYASAVPPVIWSIVEFIRSRRVDAVAAIVLLGIALSIIGMAFGGSARTLLMRESLASGTIGIVFLLSLFRERPLIFYLARATIAREMDGGAAHFEAVWNAQPGLRQTLRLMTFAWGAGLSIEMLLRCWMVVTWPVERVLVVSPIIGYTVFGCLLTWTFWYRRRMRVRNSVHIPGRDGVTETAGR from the coding sequence GTGAAAGCGCGCGCCGGCCTGGCCCTCGAACTCGTCGTCAACCTGTTGCTGCCTTGGGTCGCCTACCACTTTGCCCATCCCCATTTCGGCGAAACCGGCGCGCTGTACGCGTCGGCGGTCCCGCCGGTCATCTGGTCGATCGTCGAATTCATCCGCTCGCGCCGCGTCGATGCGGTGGCGGCCATCGTGCTGCTCGGCATCGCGCTGTCGATCATCGGGATGGCATTCGGCGGCAGCGCACGCACGCTGCTGATGCGCGAATCGCTCGCATCAGGCACGATCGGCATCGTGTTCCTGCTGTCGCTGTTCCGCGAACGCCCGCTGATCTTCTATCTCGCGCGCGCCACCATCGCCCGCGAGATGGATGGCGGCGCCGCGCATTTCGAAGCGGTCTGGAACGCGCAGCCGGGGCTGCGGCAGACGCTGCGCCTGATGACGTTCGCGTGGGGCGCCGGGCTCAGCATCGAGATGCTGCTGCGCTGCTGGATGGTCGTGACCTGGCCGGTCGAACGCGTGCTGGTCGTGTCGCCGATCATCGGCTATACCGTGTTCGGCTGTCTGCTGACGTGGACGTTCTGGTACCGGCGGCGGATGCGCGTGCGCAACAGCGTCCACATCCCGGGCCGCGACGGCGTCACCGAAACCGCCGGCCGCTGA
- a CDS encoding GNAT family N-acetyltransferase yields the protein MSTTNAYQQPVGQPLPDWSARPRPRPVTLHGRHCRIEPLDAERHAADLYAAYAAAPDGRHWTYLAHGPYTDEASYRAYAHTAAASTDPMHFAVIDVASGRAVGTLALMRIDPANGVIEVGSVTFSPLLKRTPVSTEAQFLLMKYAFDTLGYRRYEWKCDDLNVPSRKAAARLGFRYEGTFRQAIIYRGRNRDTAWFSIIDGEWPALAAAFDAWLSPANFDGEGAQRASLTAIRHAQARARDAAGRADSATHIAVRPLEAADEAAWRPLWCAYRRFYDTALSDAVFATTWARLMDPAEPMFVLGAFDASGALVGIVHSIYHRSCWTEGPYCYLQDLYTAPDARGQGAGGALIEAVYEHAREAGASRVYWLTHETNTTARALYDKLANNAGFIQYRKDLE from the coding sequence TTGTCCACGACCAACGCCTACCAACAGCCCGTCGGGCAGCCGCTGCCCGACTGGTCCGCCCGCCCCCGCCCGCGGCCCGTCACGCTCCACGGGCGTCATTGCCGCATCGAGCCGCTCGACGCCGAGCGCCACGCGGCCGATCTGTACGCCGCCTACGCCGCGGCCCCCGACGGCCGCCACTGGACCTATCTGGCGCATGGGCCGTACACGGACGAAGCGAGCTATCGCGCGTATGCGCACACTGCCGCCGCCAGCACCGACCCGATGCATTTCGCGGTGATCGACGTCGCGAGCGGCCGCGCGGTCGGCACGCTCGCGCTGATGCGCATCGATCCGGCCAACGGCGTGATCGAGGTCGGCTCCGTCACGTTCTCGCCGCTGCTCAAGCGCACGCCCGTCTCGACCGAAGCGCAGTTCCTGCTGATGAAGTACGCGTTCGACACGCTCGGCTACCGGCGCTACGAATGGAAATGCGACGACCTGAACGTGCCGTCGCGCAAGGCCGCCGCGCGGCTCGGCTTCCGCTACGAAGGCACGTTCCGGCAGGCGATCATCTACCGCGGCCGCAATCGCGACACCGCGTGGTTCTCGATCATCGACGGCGAATGGCCCGCGCTCGCGGCGGCGTTCGACGCGTGGCTGTCGCCCGCCAACTTCGACGGGGAAGGCGCGCAGCGCGCGTCGCTCACCGCGATCCGCCACGCGCAGGCGCGCGCGCGCGATGCGGCCGGCCGCGCGGACAGCGCAACGCACATCGCGGTCCGGCCGCTCGAGGCCGCCGACGAAGCCGCATGGCGCCCGCTGTGGTGCGCGTATCGGCGGTTCTACGACACCGCGCTGAGCGACGCGGTGTTCGCGACGACCTGGGCCCGCCTGATGGATCCTGCCGAGCCGATGTTCGTGCTCGGCGCATTCGACGCATCGGGGGCGCTGGTCGGGATCGTGCATTCGATCTACCACCGCTCGTGCTGGACCGAAGGGCCGTACTGCTATCTGCAGGACCTGTACACCGCGCCCGACGCACGCGGGCAAGGCGCAGGCGGTGCGCTGATCGAGGCCGTGTACGAGCATGCCCGCGAAGCCGGCGCGAGCCGCGTGTACTGGCTCACGCATGAAACCAACACGACCGCGCGCGCGCTGTACGACAAGCTCGCGAACAACGCCGGGTTCATCCAGTACCGGAAGGACCTGGAGTAA